The Pseudomonas sp. DG56-2 genome contains a region encoding:
- a CDS encoding acetyl-CoA carboxylase carboxyltransferase subunit alpha: MNPNFLDFEQPIADLQAKIEELRLVGNDNSLNIGDEIARLQDKSSTLTESIFGNLTSWQIARLARHPRRPYTLDYIDHLFTEFDELHGDRHFSDDAAIVGGIARLDDKPVMVIGHQKGREVREKVRRNFGMPRPEGYRKACRLMEMAERFKMPILTFIDTPGAYPGIDAEERNQSEAIAWNLRVMARLKTPIIATVIGEGGSGGALAIGVCDQLNMLQYSTYSVISPEGCASILWKTAEKAPDAAEAMGITAERLKGLGIVDKVIAEPLGGAHRDPAKMSASIRGELIEQLDMLKKLDNETLLKRRYDRLMSYGL; encoded by the coding sequence ATGAACCCGAATTTTCTGGATTTCGAACAGCCGATTGCTGACCTGCAAGCCAAGATTGAAGAGCTGCGCTTGGTGGGTAATGACAACTCGCTGAACATCGGCGATGAAATCGCCCGTCTGCAAGACAAAAGCAGCACCCTGACCGAAAGCATCTTCGGCAACCTGACCAGTTGGCAGATTGCCCGCCTGGCGCGTCATCCTCGTCGTCCGTACACCCTGGACTACATCGATCACCTGTTCACCGAGTTCGACGAACTGCACGGCGATCGGCACTTCTCCGATGACGCAGCAATCGTTGGTGGTATTGCGCGCCTGGACGACAAGCCAGTCATGGTCATTGGTCATCAGAAAGGTCGTGAAGTGCGCGAAAAAGTTCGCCGCAACTTCGGCATGCCACGTCCAGAGGGCTACCGCAAAGCTTGTCGCCTGATGGAAATGGCCGAGCGTTTCAAGATGCCAATCCTGACCTTCATCGACACCCCAGGTGCTTATCCGGGTATCGACGCTGAAGAGCGCAACCAGAGCGAAGCAATTGCCTGGAACCTGCGCGTCATGGCTCGCCTGAAAACCCCGATCATCGCCACCGTTATTGGTGAGGGTGGTTCCGGCGGTGCGTTGGCCATCGGCGTATGCGATCAGTTGAACATGCTGCAGTATTCGACCTATTCGGTCATTTCGCCGGAAGGTTGCGCATCGATTCTGTGGAAAACCGCTGAGAAGGCGCCTGATGCCGCCGAGGCCATGGGGATTACTGCCGAGCGCCTCAAGGGCCTGGGTATTGTCGATAAAGTCATTGCCGAGCCTTTGGGCGGTGCCCATCGCGATCCGGCGAAGATGTCCGCGAGCATCCGTGGCGAACTGATCGAGCAGTTGGACATGCTCAAGAAGCTCGACAACGAGACATTGCTCAAGCGCCGTTATGATCGTCTGATGAGCTACGGGCTCTGA